In Paenibacillus guangzhouensis, a single window of DNA contains:
- a CDS encoding spore germination protein: MSDQQEPTDNEQSKSQTEDLITSSLSQNVERMKRTFGSSTDLVIREMGLGPNHDVLVAIVYLDGLVDSLAVHQLLDSIVDHVNQRVAINIRFEGASVEELRNSFAITVGGVSTESDWSKMISQMLSGNTVVMIDGYQHALSVSTIGWEHRNVSEPVSQSVIRGPQDAFTEVIRTNTALIRRRVKNPNLWLETKEIGRMTKTDVAIMFIKGLAPEEIVDEVRHRIDQIDIDGVLEGNYIEEFIQDTTWTVFPMVNNTERPDIVAAALLEGRIAILVDGTPFVLLVPALFTQFLQSPEDYYHSTDFGFVRMLRFVAVFISLLAPAFYIALTTYHQEMIPTVLLISIAAQREGVPFPAFVEATMMELTFELLREAGIRMPRAIGSAISIVGALVLGQAAVDAGIISPAMVIIVAITAISGFISPSIEFSYSIRLIRFIFMALAATFGIFGMLVGFIGLVLHLCHLSSFNIPYMSPIAPFNAGDQRDTFVRVPWWAMLTRANLFPLRNKKRQQVMDRPWFVESKLKPNPEGNGGEGG; the protein is encoded by the coding sequence ATGAGCGATCAGCAAGAACCAACGGATAACGAACAGTCGAAATCGCAAACCGAAGATCTGATTACATCATCCTTATCGCAGAACGTCGAACGGATGAAGCGTACATTCGGCAGCAGCACCGATTTGGTCATCCGCGAAATGGGGCTTGGACCGAATCATGATGTCCTTGTCGCCATCGTATATTTGGACGGTCTTGTCGATTCACTCGCAGTTCATCAGCTGCTAGATTCGATCGTTGACCATGTGAACCAACGGGTAGCGATCAATATCCGCTTCGAAGGAGCAAGTGTGGAAGAGCTGCGGAATTCTTTTGCCATTACCGTTGGTGGGGTTAGCACGGAGTCGGATTGGTCGAAAATGATCTCTCAAATGCTGTCCGGGAACACGGTGGTCATGATTGACGGATATCAACATGCGCTGTCGGTCAGTACGATAGGCTGGGAACATCGGAATGTCAGTGAGCCGGTGTCCCAGTCGGTTATTCGGGGACCGCAGGACGCCTTCACCGAAGTGATTCGGACGAATACGGCACTCATTCGCCGTCGGGTGAAGAATCCGAACCTATGGCTCGAGACGAAAGAAATCGGCCGGATGACGAAGACCGACGTTGCTATTATGTTCATAAAGGGGTTAGCGCCGGAAGAGATCGTCGATGAGGTTCGTCATCGGATAGACCAGATCGATATCGACGGTGTGCTGGAAGGTAACTATATTGAAGAGTTCATTCAGGATACGACTTGGACGGTATTCCCGATGGTGAACAATACGGAGCGTCCAGATATCGTGGCAGCTGCGCTGCTGGAAGGCCGGATCGCAATTCTGGTCGACGGTACACCGTTCGTGCTGCTCGTCCCGGCGCTGTTCACCCAGTTCCTGCAGTCACCTGAAGATTATTATCATAGCACGGACTTCGGCTTCGTGCGGATGCTGCGCTTCGTCGCTGTATTCATCTCGCTGCTGGCTCCGGCATTCTATATCGCGTTAACGACCTATCATCAGGAAATGATCCCGACGGTGCTGCTGATCAGCATTGCCGCGCAACGTGAAGGCGTTCCGTTTCCGGCCTTTGTCGAAGCGACAATGATGGAGCTAACCTTCGAACTGCTGCGTGAAGCGGGAATCCGCATGCCGAGAGCCATCGGATCGGCGATTTCTATCGTGGGCGCGCTCGTCCTAGGACAAGCGGCGGTCGATGCGGGCATTATCTCGCCGGCGATGGTCATTATCGTGGCGATTACCGCCATTAGCGGCTTTATCTCCCCGAGCATCGAGTTCAGCTATTCGATCCGGTTGATTCGCTTCATTTTTATGGCGTTAGCCGCGACTTTCGGGATCTTCGGCATGTTGGTCGGTTTTATTGGTCTGGTGCTTCACCTCTGTCACTTAAGTTCCTTCAACATCCCGTACATGTCCCCGATCGCGCCATTCAACGCTGGGGATCAGCGAGATACGTTCGTCCGTGTACCATGGTGGGCCATGCTGACACGAGCGAATCTATTCCCGCTGCGGAATAAGAAACGTCAGCAGGTGATGGATCGCCCATGGTTCGTAGAGTCGAAGCTGAAGCCTAATCCAGAAGGAAATGGAGGTGAAGGTGGATGA